A stretch of DNA from Raphanus sativus cultivar WK10039 unplaced genomic scaffold, ASM80110v3 Scaffold0134, whole genome shotgun sequence:
TGGAGACAGACGCGTCCGGGTTTGGGTTAGGAGCGGTGTTAATGCAACGAAAGAAACCAATTGCTTATTTCAGCTATGCTTTATCAGAACGCGAGAAGCTTAAGCCAATTTATGAACGAGAGTTGATGGCGGTGGTGTTTGCTATCAACAAGTGGAAACATTATTTGATTGGGCGTCATTTCCAGGTGCACACTGATCAGAAGAGCCTTAAATTTCTTTTGGAGCAGAAGGAAGTGTCTCTGGAATATCACAAATGGCTTACACGTTTGTTGGGTTACgattttgagattgtgtataaACCGGGAGTTGAGAATAAAGCTGCGGATGGGTTGTCGCGTATGCTTGCTTCGGAGGTGGAAACTGGCAGTTCTCAGCTGCTTGCTCTGACAGTGCCTCAGGCTATTCAGTTACAAGATCTGTTTGCTGAGATCGAGCAAGATTCCTATTTGAAGTCGATCACACAAAAGTGTTGAACAATGAAGAGGTTAAACCAGGCTTCAATTTGGTTCAGGGCAGAGTTTTTTACAAAGGTCGTCTCATGATTCCTGCGACGTCTGTGTTTATTCCGGTGTTATTGAGAGAGTATCATGATACACAGATAGGAGGTCACTCGGGAGTCTTGCGTACTTTGAAGCGTCTTCAGCAACAGTTTCACTGGAGAAAGATGAGGGCTCGAGTTCAAGCTCACATGGCTGCTTGTGTAGTTTGCCAAACTCACAAGTATTCAACACTTTCTCCAGCAGGGCTGATGCAACCTCTTCCGGTTCCGTCTCAGATTTGGCAAGATGTGAGTATGGATTTCGTGGAGGGTTTACCAATTTCAGGAGGGATCAATGTCATTTTTGTGGTGGTTGATCGTCTGAGCAAGTTCAGTCATTTCATCGGGTTGAGACATCCGTTTATGGCAGCTGACGTAGCGGCGAAGTTTACGTCtgaagtggttaagcttcatgggTTTCCGGCATCTATTGTGTCTGACAGGGACCGCATCTTTCTGAGTTCTTTTTGGAAAGAAAGTTTCAAGTTAGCAGGCACTACGTTGAAGTTCAGCTCTGCTtttcatcctcaaacggatggacaaactgaggtcCTTAACCGCTGTTTGGAAACATTCTTAAGGTGCTTTGCTTCAGTTCATCCTAAGAAGTGGTCTAAGTACTTGATGTGGGCTGAATACTGGTATAATACGTCTTTTCACACGGCTTTAAACACTACTCCTTTTAAAGTTGTTTACGGTCGTGACCCACCGTCGTTGCTGCGTTTTGAGGATGGTTCTACGAAAAACTTTGAGTTGGAACAGCAGCTTCGGGAACGAGATGAAATGTTGCAGGAGATTCAAGAAGCTTTGAATCGTGTGCAGATGAGAATGACAAAAGCGGCTAATAAGCACAGACGTGAGGTTGAGTTTGCTGTGGGTATGAAAGTGTTTTTGAAGCTACGACCGTATCGACAACAGTCAGTCAGTAGGCGTTTCTGTCAGAAGTTGGCTGCTCGTTTTTACGGTCCGTTTGAAGTGTTGGAGCGCATTGGAAAGGTAGCTTACCGCTTACAGTTACCTCCGTCAGCGAAGATTCATAATGTGTTTCACGTGTCACAATTGAAAGAGGTAGTGGGTTCTGATGTTCATGTGTCGGAGTTACCAAAAGTCTTCTGATGATGGTCGTTTGGGGTTAGTTCCTGAGAAAGTGTTGGAGGTTCGGTATGATCGTTCGGGCTCTTTGGAGGTGTTGTTGCAGTGGATTGGGCTTCCTCTTCATGAGTGTTCATGGCTGCTAGCAGATGAGGTCGATCGCCTGTATCCAGAATTTGAACTTGAGGACAAGCTTCGTCTTTTTGGGCCGGGTATTGTTATGCCCCGAAGTGCTTAcgtgaggaagaggaagaagggaAGTGAGGAAGAAGTAAAAGAAGACTGAAGATAATGAAAGACTCTGTGGCAGGGAGAGGgtttcattaaaagaaagagatagtttaataaatacagAGATTGTCAGTTAGATTCTTTTTATCGAAATTGTATTGAGTGAAACTGAGTCTATGGAGAGCTGGATCTCATCTATGGCGATCTGGTGATCGTAGCTCTGATTAACGGGGTTAATCAGTAGCGAGTTGTATTCAGTTCTTTCTTTCGTTTTCTCGTTGTGAATAAAGTACTATGTAATTCTCTCTTTACAACTTTGTTCATAACAATCTCCTTTGTTAGCTTCAAGATTCTTCATTGTCTCGAAGCTGCAAAGGTTCACAACTTTCTCAACAACCCCACTCTTCTCTTCCTCAGCTGTGAATCCATAACTCATGAACTCAGCCAATCTCTTCACACAAGGCAAAGGATCAGCTCTCACTGTCTCGTACTTGAGGAACAAAATCTTATCTGGATTCTCTTGGTGAGCTTTCCAATAACCCAGGACATGATCAAGATAAGGACCGTACGCACATAAACCTTTACAGAACATATCAAAACACTCCTCAAGACTATTGAGCGGGCCATGTTCCAACCTTTGCTTTTGGAAGAAACTCCACCTGGAGATAAAAGTGTCCTTTGGGTCTCTCCAGATGTAAACCATCTTACAACCCGACTTCACAACCGAATCGGGTAAGAAATCGTGTGGCATATGGGTTGAAAAAAGATGGTTCCCTTTGTCTTGGAGAACATCAATGTTAGGGAACTGAGGGAACTGGATCTCAATGAAAGGAATAAGTTCGTGAGGGTTACGTTTGAGGAGAGGGTTTGTGGAATCTTCGAAGCGAGATCGATTGGCTATTGCGAATGTTAGTGATTTCAGCCAAGTAGAACCTGTCTTTGGGTAGCTACAAACGAGGAAGTCTTTGGGTCGCGCTTGGAAGAACTCTCGTGCGTAAAGGGTACCTTCAAGGAAAAACTGTATCCACCAATGACCACCGTACCCAATTAGGGGAGCTTTGGGCCTCCAGCCTTTCACGTGAGGCAACGTGGTGATCAGGTCTTGGTACCGTTTCTGATCCTTCTCGAACTCTGTTGACTTGGTCTCGTCATGGTTTGGCACGGTAGTGTCGGATACGGTCTCTGTTGCCATTGGAGATGGAGGAAAAAGATTGGAGGACTTGTGTTTCTGATCTGTGATAGATGGTCGTTTGGACAAGATCAATCATAGCAGGCTTTTTTTATTAGAAGCACCGATAGAGACATTGACGTctgttatttttaattgttcCTTTTCTAGAAGTTATATTAATCGTAATTACTATATTTCATTTTTGGTATACCTGCTTTCACTAAacattagtataaaaatatacgGGCCACTAGCCACATGCTTCGTGTGCTTGTACCGAGGACCGGATCTGTATCTTTTACATTTAGTAATAAAGTTAACTAGACACTGACCCGCCTCTTTTAAGGAcggaaattatttaaacaaatctttttaattGTTACCGATATtagaatatacaaattatacaaatttgaataatattgtttttggttataaaatatacacattttttaaattaaaacttatataatgaaacctctataaattaataaagttggaattacaccaaaactataaaaaaattaatttatagaggttattAATTCATTGATataataattgaaccaaaaaattCAATGTtagaactataaaattataatatttataaaaaaatagtgtatattaatttgtAGAGTATTAATTCAAAGAGTTTATACTGTATATAAATGTTAATATGTGTGAGATTCAAAAATTTATAGGTAAAATATTTAGACAATGCTTTTAATTGTTACTgagaaaacgaaaaaaaaatcaaataaactttaattccacaaaaaataatgtatttttattataatattgtttgtggatatattatatagtctttttatttttaagtttcaaatacaATGTTAGTTGGTtaaaatccaatatttataagGCCTAATGTAAATTGGTTTACATAATCGTATGGTCTTTTATTTGTAAAGTAacacaattttaataattttccaaaattcattagttaaaccatttataatatgtatttatgttggtttaaattaagttgTTAGTCATGTTGATATATTTAAGGAATCAAACAGATTTAAATAGCCAAACAcctattattttagaaaatgtccaaatttaaatgataacttTTAAATGGTAGATAAATTTTAGGACCTAAATTGATATAGTAGATTTTGATTACCCACACGAAACATCTATGAGTATGTCGATTTGGCCACTATATACGATGGTGCCATGGGTGACGGGTCCATGATGGCAGATATTTGGCATGCATGTTGCAGATTCTTTAGGTGCTTATACTTGACAGGACGGTTAAACCGAGAAACCCTAAGAGGAGATGGAGAAACTTTCTTGTTTACGATTTTCAGTATTGTTTTGCGAAAATTGAGACTATAGTGTTGGCTTGTATCATTTGATTAatcaataaaaagaaacaaaaagaaaagatgaacaagaattgttacaaaaaaaaaaaagaagaacaagaaaaatgtGAAAGGAACAACAAGTCAAGGGAGTTAGTGAAAGCTTTTGTTTGTTAGCTAAAAGTCTTTGTGTTTGCTTGTTGTATTAGTCTAAGTCTAAGTCTAagtcaaaaatacaaaaagtataggatatatatgaaaattagtACTCCTAAGTAGAGATGGCAATTGGGCTTTCATGTCCCGTCCCGAATTGCTGTGGGTTCGGTTTCTGGCGGTATATGGCGAGTCTGTTCCGCGCGAGATACGGTTCTCAAAGTAGTTGTCCAATCCCGTACCGCAAAATATGCAGGTCTTTGTGGGCCGTCCCGCGGGACATCGAATATTACATTGTTTATTTCTACATGCGCAAACAAACATACACAAGAATTGAGTTTCAGCTTGCACATGATCGAGCATATTCTtacaagatcaatacattaagcttatacaaaacaaaatgttttaattatcatttatgatggcTTGAAGAAGCTCCACCGGTGCAGATCAGAGGCGCTTGGGAGACCGGAAGCATCATCGACtctgaaaccaccatcaacggAGCTCCATAATGTTTAatccccctctctctctctctctctctctctctctctctctctctctctctctctctctctctctctctctctctctcctctctctctctctctctctctctctctctctctctctctctctctctctctctctctctctctctcctctctctcctctctcctcctctctcctctctctctcctctctctctctctcctctctctctctctctctctctctctctcctctctctctctctcctctctctctctctctctctctctctctctctctctctctcctctctctctctctctctctctctctctctctctctctctctctctctctctctctctctctctctctctctctctcctctctcctctctctctctctctctctctctctctctcctctctctctctcctctctctctctctctcctctctctctctctcttcctctctctctctcctctctctctctctctctctctctctctctctctctctctggtgaAAGCAGAAATGGAGACTTATGATTACGGGTCTTCAAAATCCTGCGGTTTAACCCATCCCGCTTTGGGCCCGTCCCGCTTTGAGTCCATCCCGCTTTGAACCCGTCCTGCTTTGAGCCCGTCCCGCGAGCCCGCAATTGTGCGGGCTTATCCAATGGAGGCCCAACCCCTCTCCGCAGCAAGCCTTTATGGGCCAGGCCCACGGTCCAGGTCCTTGATTGTCATCTTTAGAGAAAATCGAGAGTGTTTGATCGTCAAGAGCATCGCCTCATATCCGCTGCGTCGCCTCGTCACTCCAATCCCCTCCGAGAGCCGCTCGTACCGCTCGTACTCAACCGACACATGCTTTGGCTTGAACCAAAACCATTTATGGAGCTTAAACTTGctgattattatatatttgagcCATCAATCCTCCTCCAAAGCAATCATATCTGTCCACGGTCCGCCATCGTCGTGCCTCACTGAAAAGGGTTCACCTATCCCCAAGCCGTGATGTCAAACTTAAATTGCCATTATTCGTACATCCATCACAGGTTAGTAGAGTTTGCATTAGCTCTGAATTTGTCACTGGCGCTATTCGGTTTCAAGGTCCATCCTTTTTGTTCGTCAGCTCCAAATCCAAGACCTTGTTACTCTTTGTTTCTGTTGAGATGCACTTAGTCTCTTTGAGGAACTTCGAGGTCGGAGTTAGAGCTGTTCATGGCTCGTTCCACCTCCTTCCAAACCTTGCCATTTGGTCTAATCAACGTCGCGTGCGACCTATTCCATGCTCGTGGTAGTAGCCTATTCAGGGACACATCTGTTGCTTCCCACAGTTCTCCATATATCGAGCAAGACTCTCTTGTTAGCTTTGTTATCCTTTATTTTAGTGTTTCTGCTTTATGTTGTTCATCAAAAATGTCGAGGATCACTCTGGTTATTATCTTGTTACCGTTGAGTATAGCTCCGGGTGTAATCGTTTAAACTCGGTTTAGATTTAGTATAATCGTttgtgtgacaaaaaaaagagaagatcgAGAGTGTTTGTTTTCTCGTATAAATATGTGTGTGCAATATTGTGTAAAACATCCTTGAGATCAATATAAAAATGTAGACATGAAAAgtgttctctcttctctctacaACATAAAGCAACATGAGAGTAAAGAGAGTGTATGTGGGCTTGCGTTATGATGAAACACAAGATAAGAAAGAGTAAACAACACATGAAAACAGAGTTGAGCTGCATGAGTTAAGAGAGGTGAAGCCAAGAAAAATCATAACAGCTACATCGACATGAAACAGAAACAAGTTTCATttaaccaaatatataaaattgtacaTAGAGAATCAAGGACAAGGAGCATTGGAGCAACCTTATGCTTTAGGTGCCGTATGTCCCATGGGTGACCGGTCATGATGGCAGCGATATTTCGAATACATGTTGCAGATTCTTTAGGTGCTTTAAAACCTTCAAGAATCTTGAAGCTATCAAAGAgataaggagagagagagaggactgTCCTCCTGTTTATGCGAACTAATCTCTTCTAGTCGTTTTGCGCCttgtgttttagttttaatgatttaaaatgGCAATGAGGCAATCCTCCTTATTTTATGTCATGCAATCATGCACCATATCTCAAGCAAAGTCCAATTCTTTTTTCCTAGTGAAAATACATTCACAAGAACAGAAACAGGTTTTATTCATCCAATATATATGTAACGTAATGAACAAACTTATGCTTTAAACAAGCATACAAGGAACTAACTCAGTTACCATTTTCAAGCAAACCAGTACCCTTGAATTTCTCTTCCATTAACCCATCCATACGAGCTGCCCTATCTGGTGTCAGATAATTTTCCCAATCTCTGGTCTTTCCTTTCCTGAAATACGCGCTCTTTGTGAACGGAGAAGGATGATCTTCCCTC
This window harbors:
- the LOC108816470 gene encoding cytosolic sulfotransferase 18-like, encoding MATETVSDTTVPNHDETKSTEFEKDQKRYQDLITTLPHVKGWRPKAPLIGYGGHWWIQFFLEGTLYAREFFQARPKDFLVCSYPKTGSTWLKSLTFAIANRSRFEDSTNPLLKRNPHELIPFIEIQFPQFPNIDVLQDKGNHLFSTHMPHDFLPDSVVKSGCKMVYIWRDPKDTFISRWSFFQKQRLEHGPLNSLEECFDMFCKGLCAYGPYLDHVLGYWKAHQENPDKILFLKYETVRADPLPCVKRLAEFMSYGFTAEEEKSGVVEKVVNLCSFETMKNLEANKGDCYEQSCKERIT